In Thermodesulfobacteriota bacterium, one DNA window encodes the following:
- a CDS encoding STAS domain-containing protein, whose product MPLNVNSREKEPGVFVVSSEGSLDTNTYSILEKQVDSILEGSPKVIIFDMEYLNYISSMGVRVVLKARKALEKYGGNLVLLNLKPHVRKVFDIINALPSEQVFASVEEMDQYLDRMQRKIIEG is encoded by the coding sequence ATGCCGCTAAATGTTAATTCGAGAGAAAAAGAGCCAGGGGTTTTCGTTGTATCTTCTGAAGGTTCGCTTGACACCAATACATATTCAATCCTGGAAAAGCAGGTAGATTCAATTTTGGAGGGATCTCCAAAAGTTATTATTTTTGACATGGAGTATTTAAACTATATAAGCAGTATGGGCGTTAGGGTGGTACTAAAAGCGAGGAAAGCCCTTGAAAAATATGGTGGAAATCTTGTTCTATTGAACCTTAAACCACACGTCAGGAAGGTATTTGATATTATAAATGCTCTGCCCTCAGAACAGGTATTTGCCAGCGTTGAGGAAATGGACCAGTATCTAGATCGAATGCAGAGAAAAATTATCGAAGGTTAA